A genome region from Fusarium musae strain F31 chromosome 5, whole genome shotgun sequence includes the following:
- a CDS encoding hypothetical protein (EggNog:ENOG41), with the protein MSSAGSTGVSPERTVPIFAANVQAENSNPLPLAPGSKETGKSIPVKKNIAALSTSKLANQGLPKVYPVDKLLAKLSEQQSALNQQNDANKLRNEANQYARAFDHASSSNSLPVTPATDAFPSTAPTTRPASATLDEARSESEEVMRLKLQLAQAQNEISKLDQELAETRVVKTTADVPPFGTRGPIYPPRENAWGPPDDSHSDTSDAMSASTFSRTREIWGNQPIFANTVQAPVIEPTPGKWLGGRVFSQPCSEPTGTPFPVMEGYRSERLTPDTEMMRSNYGRRGNRFEGRFNSPQPFGPGYGGGFNTPMNQSDYMGSPAPGAPSNAPQGLGPMGVYPPYPNPAGTPLSPHASEFTTSSGWKNEVGLPALYSHRTLNPRQVLAPDDQTYLAPTEPLNYRRLLDRNVNCNWKYIVDKIVCNNDQQASIFLQQKLKVGTADQKFEIVDAIVAQAYPLMINRFGNFLVQRCFEHGTPDQVINIAEAIRGNTLNLSMDPFGCHVVQKAFDSVPENFKAIMVHELLRRIPETVIHRYACHVWQKLFELRWTESPPQIMKFVNDALRGMWHEVALGETGSLVVQNIFENCLEEDKRPCIEEVLANIDIVAHGQFGNWCIQHICEHGAPPDRSRAIDHVIRYAAEYSTDQFASKVVEKCLKIGGAEFLGRYLDRVCEGRRDRTRIPLIDIASDQYGNYLIQWILNNASPQHREIVAAHIRKHMVSLRGSKFGSRVGMLCTNHAVATRPGPGAGPGMGGRMGPGPRYNNGYR; encoded by the exons ATGTCTTCAGCTGGGTCTACTGGGGTCTCTCCTGAACGGACTGTCCCCATCTTCGCTGCCAATGTGCAGGCTGAAAACTCAAATCCCTTGCCACTTGCCCCGGGCTCA AAGGAAACTGGCAAGAGCATTCCTGTAAAGAAGAACATCGCCGCTTTATCCACTTCGAAGTTGGCGAATCAAGGCCTTCCAAAG GTGTACCCTGTGGATAAACTCCTTGCAAAGCTCTCCGAACAGCAATCTGCCCTGAATCAGCAAAACGATGCCAACAAGCTCAGGAACGAAGCCAACCAGTATGCGAGAGCGTTTGATCATGCATCTTCGAGCAACTCTCTTCCTGTCACTCCTGCTACCGATGCTTTCCCAAGTACAGCTCCTACTACACGCCCTGCAAGTGCCACCTTGGACGAAGCTCGTAGCGAGAGCGAAGAGGTAATGCGTCTGAAGTTGCAGCTCGCCCAGGCACAGAACGAAATCTCGAAGCTTGATCAAGAACTAGCCGAGACACGTGTTGTTAAAACCACAGCCGATGTGCCCCCTTTCGGAACCCGCGGTCCAATTTACCCCCCTCGTGAGAATGCCTGGGGCCCTCCCGACGACAGTCACTCTGATACCAGTGACGCCATGTCCGCTTCCACATTCAGTCGTACTCGAGAGATCTGGGGCAATCAGCCAATTTTTGCCAACACAGTCCAGGCACCAGTCATCGAACCGACCCCAGGAAAATGGCTCGGAGGGCGTGTCTTCAGTCAGCCTTGTTCTGAACCTACCGGAACGCCTTTTCCCGTGATGGAAGGATACCGAAGTGAACGCCTGACCCCAGATACTGAGATGATGCGATCGAACTACGGGCGTCGAGGAAACCGCTTCGAGGGCCGTTTTAACTCACCTCAACCATTCGGACCTGGCTACGGAGGAGGATTTAATACTCCCATGAATCAGTCAGACTACATGGGAAGTCCTGCGCCTGGAGCACCGTCCAATGCTCCCCAAGGATTAGGACCTATGGGTGTGTACCCACCATATCCCAACCCTGCTGGAACACCTCTCTCACCACACGCTTCCGAGTTTACCACTAGTTCTGGATGGAAGAATGAGGTTGGTTTGCCTGCGTTGTACTCACATAGAACGCTAAACCCGAGACAGGTGTTGGCGCCCGATGACCAGACCTACCTCGCTCCGACAGAGCCGCTGAATTATCGCCGTCTTTTGGATCGCAACGTAAACTGCAACTGGAAGTACattgttgacaagatcgtCTGCAACAACGACCAACAagcttccatcttcttgcagcagaagctcaaggtcggAACCGCCGACCAGAAGTTCGAAATTGTCGACGCAATCGTCGCCCAGGCCTATCCATTGATGATCAATCGCTTTGGCAACTTTTTGGTGCAGCGATGCTTTGAGCATGGGACACCTGACCAAGTCATCAACATCGCGGAAGCCATTCGGGGCAACACGCTGAATCTGTCTATGGATCCCTTCGGATGCCACGTCGTTCAAAAGGCATTTGACTCTGTTCCTGAAAACTTCAAGGCTATCATGGTTCACGAGCTTCTTCGGCGAATCCCTGAGACGGTCATTCACCGTTATGCCTGCCACGTCTGGCAGAAGCTTTTTGAGCTGCGTTGGACAGAGTCACCCCCACAAATCATGAAATTTGTCAATGACGCTCTCAGGGGCATGTGGCATGAGGTTGCCCTGGGAGAGACCGGTAGTCTTGTCGTGCAGAACATTTTTGAAAACTGCCTCGAGGAGGATAAG CGCCCTTGTATCGAAGAAGTCCTTGCCAACATTGACATCGTCGCCCATGGGCAATTTGGCAACTGGTGTATCCAGCATATTTGTGAACACGGTGCTCCCCCGGATCGCAGTCGAGCTATTGACCATGTTATTCGTTATGCCGCTGAGTACAGTACCGACCAGTTCGCTTCGAAGGTCGTTGAGAAGTGTCTCAAAATTGGAGGCGCAGAATTCCTTGGTCGTTACCTGGACCGAGTCTGTGAAGGTCGTCGCGACCGTACTCGCATTCCACTGATTGACATTGCAAGTGATCAATACGGCAACTATCTTATTCAGTGGATTCTGAACAATGCCTCTCCTCAGCATCGCGAAATCGTTGCTGCCCACATCCGAAAGCACATGGTTTCACTACGAGGCTCCAAGTTTGGCTCTCGAGTTGGTATGCTTTGTACTAACCACGCGGTCGCAACTCGTCCTGGTCCTGGTGCTGGCCCTGGGATGGGTGGACGCATGGGACCTGGGCCGCGCTACAACAATGGTTACCGCTAA
- a CDS encoding hypothetical protein (EggNog:ENOG41): MSIPRARILDLVKAQCQVFATSYNPEGVRMGNKVLRQRLRGPAMAAYYPRKTATIKDLKREFGPTLATWDEGEEDRFEYIEELKLRGKSAPKKKKGPPAPTHKKR, translated from the exons ATGAGTATTCCACGAGCGCGTATATTGGACTTGGTAAAG GCTCAATGCCAGGTCTTCGCGACCTCATACAACCCCGAAGGCGTACGCATGGGCAACAAGGTCCTACGACAGCGATTAAGAGGACCGGCCATGGCGGCTTACTATCCTCGAAAGACAGCGACGATCAAGGATCTAAAGCGAGAGTTCGGACCGACACTGGCGACCTGGGATGAGGGTGAGGAGGATCGCTTCGAGTACATTGAAGA GCTCAAACTCCGAGGAAAGAGTgcacccaagaagaagaagggaccTCCAG CTCCCACCCACAAGAAGCGATAA
- a CDS encoding hypothetical protein (EggNog:ENOG41), producing MSKRPNQDDHCEEDEPRKRVQLDSEKAPLTGTIATVAPGVSRWTVADIAPCLPPLPPISPELEEQVFRHPGLGVPNYERLEWYGDAALEMISTELVFETFDYLPTGRSSQLREQLVRNITLADYYRQYGMQYKTKVPMDMGSMVDLIHRSGRDKETIKIQGDVFEAYVGAVVKSDPRQGAANAVAWLKALWAQTIKDQIKQAEQHRKNALKGQRFLARSSATTAPTKQTVTTQAKPTADPKASASNKERLSRAIVVRGIKLRYEDMPCNKKDKNLNLPLFTVGVYLDGWGEAGKLLGFGTALGKKEAGEKAAKSVLDNRKQLKVYEAKKEAWIKEAQEKGASCSGIMLDDSVLET from the coding sequence ATGTCTAAAAGGCCAAACCAAGATGATCACTgcgaagaggatgagccaCGCAAGCGCGTGCAACTTGATTCAGAGAAAGCTCCTCTGACTGGTACTATTGCTACTGTCGCGCCTGGGGTGTCGCGCTGGACCGTGGCAGACATCGCTCCATGCCTACCACCTCTGCCACCGATAAGCCCAGAACTAGAGGAGCAAGTTTTCAGGCATCCTGGGCTGGGAGTGCCCAACTATGAAAGGCTGGAGTGGTATGGTGATGCGGCCCTCGAAATGATATCCACAGAGCTTGTCTTTGAAACTTTTGACTACCTACCCACCGGACGAAGTAGTCAGCTTCGTGAACAACTGGTCCGCAATATCACTCTCGCGGATTATTATCGACAGTACGGCATGCAATATAAAACAAAGGTTCCCATGGATATGGGCTCAATGGTGGATTTGATACATCGAAGCGGGAGAGACAAGGAAACGATCAAGATCCAAGGCGACGTTTTCGAAGCATACGTTGGAGCAGTTGTGAAATCGGATCCCCGGCAAGGGGCCGCAAATGCCGTAGCTTGGCTCAAAGCACTCTGGGCTCAGACAATCAAGGACCAAATCAAGCAAGCAGAGCAGCATCGAAAAAACGCTTTGAAAGGCCAGCGATTTCTGGCTCGATCTTCTGCGACTACAGCACCCACAAAACAGACAGTCACTACACAAGCCAAACCGACCGCGGATCCCAAGGCGTCTGCGTCAAACAAAGAGCGCCTTTCTCGAGCAATCGTCGTCAGAGGTATCAAACTTCGTTACGAAGACATGCCTTGCAATAAGAAGGATAAGAACCTCAATCTCCCCTTGTTTACTGTTGGCGTCTATCTGGATGGGTGGGGAGAGGCCGGGAAGCTGCTAGGTTTTGGGACAGCTCTCgggaagaaagaagctgGCGAGAAGGCAGCGAAGTCTGTCTTGGACAACAGGAAGCAATTGAAGGTCTATGAAGCTAAGAAAGAGGCTTGGATAAAGGAAGCGCAGGAAAAAGGAGCCAGTTGCTCAGGCATAATGCTGGATGACAGTGTTCTGGAAACATGA
- the ATG37 gene encoding Autophagy protein 37 (EggNog:ENOG41): MADSVDRVFVHALNTVKKIPKTGASRPPPTDRLRLYGLYKQAMEGDVDGVMERPTAASGMASDDLQREKDKWDAWNLQKGLSRTESKRRYIEALIDTMHRYATTPDAEELVSELEFVWNQIKNNSPSSSLSSPRANRSAGASQPYEDAAQGSDAEGPMKEIRPMSEYDEAELRSQKQLELEDDDIDGTQNHDRVSGRWQQKVERALTTMSAEVAALREQITTGREWRAKKERSLPAWVKWFAWVVVKHLFTDLVILTVVLLWLRKRKDRRLEDLVRAAVRLVREYVRNVLPSRG, translated from the exons ATGGCAGACTCAGTAG ATCGCGTGTTTGTACACGCTCTCAATACTGTCAAAAAGATACCCAAGACTGGCGCATCGAGACCACCTCCAACCGATCGACTCCGGCTATATGGACTTTATAAGCAGGCTATGGAGGGTGATGTCGATGGTGTAATGGAACGTCCAACAGCCGCCTCCGGAATGGCTTCCGACGACCTACAGCGCGAAAAGGACAAATGGGATGCATGGAATCTGCAAAAAGGACTTAGCCGAACAGAATCCAAGAGAAGGTATATCGAGGCGCTGATAGATACGATGCATCGATATGCGACCACGCC GGATGCCGAAGAACTTGTGTCAGAACTCGAATTTGTCTGGAAtcagatcaagaacaacagcccaagctcatcattaTCGTCGCCACGAGCGAATCGATCGGCCGGTGCATCCCAACCATACGAAGACGCTGCGCAAGGAAGCGATGCCGAAGGCCCTATGAAGGAGATCAGACCAATGAGCGAGTACGACGAAGCGGAACTCCGGTCCCAGAAGCAGCTAGAACTCGAGGACGACGATATCGATGGTACGCAAAACCACGATCGAGTTAGTGGCCGGTGGCAGCAAAAGGTTGAGCGTGCCCTGACGACCATGTCTGCCGAGGTAGCTGCTTTACGAGAACAAATCACAACAGGTCGAGAGTGGCGGGCAAAGAAGGAGCGCAGCTTACCAGCTTGGGTGAAGTGGTTTGCCTGGGTGGTAGTGAAGCATCTGTTCACCGACTTGGTTATTCTGACTGTCGTGTTATTATGGTTAAGAAAGCGCAAGGACCGTCGCCTGGAAGATCTGGTTAGGGCAGCTGTCAGGCTTGTTAGGGAATATGTTCGAAATGTGTTGCCTTCTCGAGGGTGA
- the NUO78 gene encoding NADH dehydrogenase (ubiquinone) 78K chain precursor, 5-prime end, protein MLRNTLARSAWRTSRRAVNVSRTFATTSQRPAEVELTIDGKKVSIEAGSALIQACEKAGSTVPRYCYHEKLMIAGNCRMCLVEVERAPKPVASCAWPVQPGMVVKTNSPLTHKAREGVMEFLLANHPLDCPVCDQGGECDLQDQSMRYGADRGRFHEIGGKRAVEDKNIGPLIKTSMNRCIHCTRCIRFSNDIAGAPEMGSTGRGNDIQIGTYLEKNLDSEMSGNVIDLCPVGALTSKPYAFRARPWELKHTESIDVLDGLGSNIRVDSRGLEVMRILPRLNDDVNEEWINDKTRFACDGLKTQRLTMPLVRREGRFEPADWEEALTEIGRAYQIKNPHGNEFKVIAGALTEVESLVVAKDMANKLGSENLALDTPTGSQPIAHGVDVRSNFLFNSQIWGIEEADAILIVGSNPRHEAAVLNARIRKQWLRSDLEIGVVGETWDSTFEFEHFGTDHAALKSALSGPFGETLKNAKRPMIIVGSGVTDHADAKAYYETIGAFVDKHASNFRTEEWQGYNVLQREASRAGAFEVGFTTPSAEVAQTKPKFVWLLGADEVNEADIPKDAFVVYQGHHGDKGAQIADIVLPGAAYTEKAGTYINTEGRVQMTRAATSLPGASRTDWKILRAASEFLGAPLPYDDVAMVRDRMVEISPALAAYDVVEPVALPALSKVQLVDQNKGAQVTGTPLKKVIDNFYFTDVISRSSPTMARCSAAKATGDPRTNFMAPGMEEDKPMGQVEYGV, encoded by the exons ATGCTCCGAAATACTCTAGCACGTTCGGCTTGGCGGACGAGCCGGCGGGCGGTCAATGTCTCGCGAACCTTCGCGACGACAAGCCAGCGCCCGGCCGAGGTGGAGCTGACAATTG ATGGAAAGAAGGTCTCGATTGAAG CTGGTTCTGCTCTTATTCAAGCCTGCGAGAAGGCGGGATCAACAGTCCCTCG ATACTGCTACCACGA GAAGCTTATGATTGCCGGTAACTGCCGAATGTGTCTGGTGGAGGTTGAGAGGGCCCCGAAGCCCGTTGCCTCTTGTGCTTGGCCCGTACAGCCCGGAATGGTTGTCAAGACCAACTCTCCTCTGACCCATAAGGCCCGAGAAGGTGTCATGGAGTTTTTGCTGGCTAACCATCCCCTCGACTGTCCTGTTTGTGATCAGGGTGGTGAGTGTGATCTCCAAGACCAGTCTATGCGTTACGGAGCCGACCGAGGCCGATTCCACGAGATTGGCGGCAAGCGAGCCGTCGAGGACAAGAACATTGGCCCCCTGATCAAGACTTCGATGAACCGATGCATTCACTGCACCCGATGTATTCGTTTCTCCAACGATATTGCCGGAGCTCCGGAGATGGGCTCTACTGGCCGTGGTAACGATATTCAGATTGGCACCTACCTCGAGAAGAACCTGGACTCCGAGATGTCTGGCAACGTTATCGACCTCTGCCCCGTTGGTGCTCTCACGTCGAAGCCATACGCTTTCCGAGCTCGTCCTTGGGAGCTGAAGCACACCGAGTCTATCGACGTTCTCGATGGTCTTGGTTCCAACATCCGTGTCGACTCCCGTGGTCTCGAGGTCATGCGAATTCTGCCCCGACTTAACGACGATGTGAACGAGGAGTGGATCAACGACAAGACCCGATTTGCCTGTGACGGCCTCAAGACTCAGCGACTGACCATGCCTCTGGTCCGCCGTGAGGGCCGCTTCGAGCCTGCTGATTGGGAGGAGGCTCTCACTGAGATTGGCCGTGCTTATCAGATTAAGAACCCTCATGGTAACGAGTTCAAGGTTATTGCTGGTGCTCTTACTGAGGTCGAGTCTCTGGTTGTCGCCAAGGACATGGCTAACAAGCTTGGCTCTGAGAACCTGGCTCTCGATACCCCTACCGGCAGCCAGCCTATTGCCCACGGTGTCGATGTCCGATCCAACTTCCTTTTCAACTCTCAGATCTGGGGTATCGAGGAGGCTGATGCAATCCTAATTGTCGGCAGCAACCCTCGACATGAGGCTGCCGTTCTCAATGCCCGTATCCGAAAGCAGTGGCTCCGATCCGACCTTGagattggtgttgttggcgagaCATGGGACTCCACATTCGAGTTCGAGCACTTTGGTACCGACCACGCTGCTCTCAAATCCGCTCTCTCTGGTCCCTTCGGAGAGACTCTTAAGAACGCCAAGCGACCTATGATTATTGTTGGCTCTGGTGTTACTGACCACGCGGATGCCAAGGCATACTACGAGACCATTGGTGCTTTCGTTGATAAGCATGCTTCTAACTTCCGAACTGAGGAGTGGCAGGGCTACAACGTCCTCCAGCGTGAGGCTTCTCGTGCTGGTGCTTTTGAGGTTGGCTTCACCACTCCCTCTGCTGAGGTTGCCCAGACCAAGCCCAAGTTCGTGTGGCTCCTTGGAGCTGATGAGGTGAACGAGGCGGATATCCCTAAGGACGCTTTTGTTGTCTACCAGGGTCACCACGGTGACAAGGGTGCTCAGATTGCTGACATTGTCCTTCCCGGCGCTGCCTATACTGAGAAGGCTGGTACCTACATCAACACTGAAGGCCGTGTCCAGATGACACGAGCTGCTACCTCCCTCCCCGGTGCATCTCGAACTGACTGGAAGATTCTCCGAGCTGCCAGTGAGTTCCTTGGCGCTCCTCTACCTTATGACGATGTTGCCATGGTCCGAGACCGCATGGTTGAAATCAGCCCTGCTCTGGCTGCTTATGACGTTGTCGAGCCCGTCGCTCTCCCTGCTCTGAGCAAGGTCCAGCTCGTCGACCAGAATAAGGGTGCCCAGGTCACTGGAACACCTCTCAAGAAGGTTATCGACAACTTTTACTTCACCGATGTTATCTCACGAAG CTCTCCCACAATGGCTCGCTGCTCAGCGGCTAAGGCTACGGGTGACCCTAGGACAAACTTTATGGCTCCTGGcatggaggaggataagCCCATGGGCCAGGTCGAGTACGGCGTATGA
- a CDS encoding hypothetical protein (BUSCO:EOG092618J9~EggNog:ENOG41), producing MAAHISNGNGASSSASSYEGAALADLPKSWRFTESLPADSIFPTPADSHKTPRDQITPRQVRNAVYTWVRPAEQKDPELLAISPAALRDLGIKSGEESTDDFRQLVAGNKLYGWDEEKLEGGYPWAQCYGGFQFGQWAGQLGDGRAISLFETTNPASGERYELQLKGAGMTPYSRFADGKAVLRSSIREFIVSEALNALKIPTTRALSLTLLPDSKVRRETIEPGAIVLRFAQSWLRLGNFDILRARGDRKLIRQLATYIANDVFGGWDKLPGRLEDPDEPVKSLDPKRGVSSETIEGDNGSEENRFTRLYREVVRRNAKVVAHWQAYGFMNGVLNTDNTSIYGLSIDFGPFAFMDNFDPAYTPNHDDYTLRYSYRNQPTIIWWNLVRFGEAVGELMGAGANVDDSTFVNEGVTKEQEAEVVARAEKLITQAGEEYKAVFLAEYKRLMTARLGLKTHKDSDFDILFSEALDTLEALELDFHHFFRRLSKIKLQDIATGEARNEKASVFFHKEGPPTTVSEVDARARLAIWLESWRERIIEDWKDEGGDVSESTDSDRIEAMKRVNPNFVPRGWILDELIQRVEKDGERDVLNRVMHMSLNPFEDRWDGETFDGKTYNGDKDEELRWTDDPPKTERAMQCSCSS from the exons ATGGCTGCCCATATTTCTAACGGCAATGGCGCATCATCGTCGGCGTCTAGCTACGAAGGCGCGGCACTTGCGGATCTTCCCAAGTCATGGCGTTTTACCGAATCTCTTCCCGCCGATTCCATCTTCCCAACGCCTGCCGACTCCCACAAAACTCCTCGAGATCAGATTACACCTCGTCAAGTTCGCAATGCCGTATACACATGGGTCCGGCCAGCCGAGCAGAAGGATCCGGAGCTCCTGGCCATTAGCCCAGCTGCGTTGCGCGATTTGGGAATCAAGTCTGGTGAAGAGTCTACCGATGACTTTAGACAACTGGTAGCTGGGAACAAGTTATATGGCtgggatgaagagaagcTCGAGGGCGGATATCCCTGGGCTCAATGCTACGGAGGCTTCCAATTCGGACAATGGGCTGGTCAACTGGGTGATGGCAGAGCTATTTCTCTTTTTGAGACCACCAACCCTGCCTCTGGTGAGCGCTATGAGCTTCAACTCAAGGGTGCTGGCATGACACCCTACTCACGGTTCGCTGATGGAAAGGCTGTCCTACGATCCAGTATCCGAGAGTTCATTGTCTCGGAAGCACTCAATGCCCTCAAGATCCCAACTACCAGAGCTCTATCACTTACGCTTCTGCCAGACTCAAAGGTTCGTCGAGAGACTATCGAGCCGGGCGCCATCGTTCTGCGCTTTGCACAGTCGTGGTTGCGTCTTGGTAACTTCGATATCCTTCGAGCTAGAGGAGACCGTAAGCTTATTAGACAACTGGCCACATACATCGCCAACGATGTATTTGGTGGCTGGGATAAGCTGCCAGGTCGACTTGAAGACCCCGATGAGCCTGTTAAATCACTGGACCCCAAGCGTGGCGTTTCTTCTGAGACTATTGAAGGAGATAATGGTTCTGAAGAGAACAGATTTACGAGATTATATCGCGAAGTTGTACGGCGCAATGCCAAAGTGGTCGCCCACTGGCAAGCGTATGGGTTTATGAATGGTGTTTTG AACACCGATAACACGTCGATCTACGGTCTATCAATAGACTTTGGTCCATTTGCTTTCATGGACAATTTTGATCCTGCATATACACCCAACCATGATGATTACACCCTTCGTTATAGTTACAGAAACCAACCCACCATAATCTGGTGGAACCTCGTTCGCTTTGGCGAGGCGGTCGGTGAACTGATGGGCGCAGGCGCCAATGTTGACGATTCAACTTTTGTTAACGAAGGCGTTACCAAAGAGCAAGAGGCTGAAGTAGTGGCAAGGGCCGAGAAGCTCATTACACAGGCTGGAGAAGAGTACAAGGCAGTGTTCCTCGCGGAGTACAAACGACTCATGACTGCTCGTCTGGGTCTCAAGACGCACAAGGATTCTGACTTTGATATCCTCTTCAGTGAGGCTCTCGACACTTTGGAGGCCCTGGAACTTGACTTTCACCACTTCTTTCGTCGTCtcagcaagatcaagttGCAGGATATCGCCACGGGAGAAGCACGTAACGAGAAGGCGTCTGTCTTCTTCCACAAAGAAGGGCCCCCAACGACTGTTTCCGAAGTGGATGCCAGAGCGCGTCTCGCGATCTGGCTTGAAAGCTGGCGCGAGCGTATCATCGAAGATTGGAAGGACGAGGGAGGGGACGTCTCAGAATCTACAGACAGTGACAGAATCGAGGCGATGAAGCGAGTGAACCCCAACTTCGTTCCTCGCGGTTGGATCCTTGATGAGCTCATCCAACGCGTTGAGAAGGACGGTGAGCGAGATGTGTTGAATCGCGTCATGCATATGTCTCTCAATCCATTTGAAGATCGCTGGGATGGCGAGACATTCGATGGAAAGACGTATAATGGCgataaggatgaggagcTCCGATGGACAGATGACCCTCCGAAAACCGAGCGGGCCATGCAATGCAGCTGCAGTTCATAG